In a single window of the Bos taurus isolate L1 Dominette 01449 registration number 42190680 breed Hereford chromosome 23, ARS-UCD2.0, whole genome shotgun sequence genome:
- the PPT2 gene encoding lysosomal thioesterase PPT2 isoform X2, with protein sequence MLGLPERRLPSAEFLLLLPFLLLLLLLLPAAPAPHRAAYKPVIVVHGLFDSSYSFRHLLEYINETHPGTAVTVLDLFDGRESLRPLWEQVQGFREAVAPIMAKALQGVHLICYSQGGLVCRALLSVMDEHNVDSFISLSSPQMGQYGDTNYLKWLFPTSMRSNLYRICYSPWGQEFSICNYWHDPHHDDLYLNASSFLALINGERDHPNATAWRKNFLRLGRLVLIGGPDDGVITPWQSSFFGFYDANETVLEMEKQLVYLRDSFGLKTLLARGAIVRCPMAGISHTAWHSNRTLYETCIEPWLS encoded by the exons ATGCTGGGGCTCCCGGAACGGCGGCTCCCTTCGGCGGAGTTCCTGCTCCTGTTgccattcctgctgctgctgctgctgctgctgcccgcCGCCCCCGCGCCCCATCGGGCTGCCTACAAGCCGGTCATAGTGGTGCACGGGCTCTTTGACAGTTCGTACAGCTTCCGCCACCTGCTGGAATACATCAATGAG ACACACCCTGGGACTGCGGTGACAGTGCTCGATCTCTTCGATGGGAGAGAGAGTTTGCGACCCCTGTGGGAACAGGTGCAAGGGTTCCGAGAGGCTGTGGCCCCCATCATGGCAAAGGCTCTTCAAGGGGTGCACCTCATCTGCTACTCCCAGG GGGGCCTGGTGTGCCGGGCACTCCTGTCTGTGATGGATGAACACAATGTGGAttctttcatctctctctcctctccacagATGGGACAGTATGGAG ACACAAACTATTTGAAGTGGCTGTTCCCCACCTCCATGAGGTCTAACCTCTACCGGATCTGCTACAGCCCGTGGGGCCAGGAATTCTCCATCTGCAACTACTGGCATG ACCCTCACCATGATGACTTGTACCTCAATGCCAGCAGCTTCCTGGCCCTGATCAATGGGGAAAGAGACCATCCCAATGCCACTG CTTGGCGGAAGAACTTTCTGCGTTTGGGCCGCCTGGTGCTGATTGGGGGCCCTGATGATGGTGTCAttactccctggcagtccag CTTCTTTGGTTTCTATGATGCAAATGAGACAGTCTTGGAGATGGAGAAGCAACTG GTTTATCTGCGGGACTCTTTTGGGTTGAAGACTCTGCTTGCCCGGGGGGCCATAGTGAGGTGTCCAATGGCTGGGATCTCCCACACGGCCTGGCACTCCAACCGTACCCTTTATGAGACCTGCATTGAACCTTGGCTCTCCTGA
- the PPT2 gene encoding lysosomal thioesterase PPT2 isoform X1, translating to MKSCGSMLGLPERRLPSAEFLLLLPFLLLLLLLLPAAPAPHRAAYKPVIVVHGLFDSSYSFRHLLEYINETHPGTAVTVLDLFDGRESLRPLWEQVQGFREAVAPIMAKALQGVHLICYSQGGLVCRALLSVMDEHNVDSFISLSSPQMGQYGDTNYLKWLFPTSMRSNLYRICYSPWGQEFSICNYWHDPHHDDLYLNASSFLALINGERDHPNATAWRKNFLRLGRLVLIGGPDDGVITPWQSSFFGFYDANETVLEMEKQLVYLRDSFGLKTLLARGAIVRCPMAGISHTAWHSNRTLYETCIEPWLS from the exons ATGAAGAGTT GCGGAAGCATGCTGGGGCTCCCGGAACGGCGGCTCCCTTCGGCGGAGTTCCTGCTCCTGTTgccattcctgctgctgctgctgctgctgctgcccgcCGCCCCCGCGCCCCATCGGGCTGCCTACAAGCCGGTCATAGTGGTGCACGGGCTCTTTGACAGTTCGTACAGCTTCCGCCACCTGCTGGAATACATCAATGAG ACACACCCTGGGACTGCGGTGACAGTGCTCGATCTCTTCGATGGGAGAGAGAGTTTGCGACCCCTGTGGGAACAGGTGCAAGGGTTCCGAGAGGCTGTGGCCCCCATCATGGCAAAGGCTCTTCAAGGGGTGCACCTCATCTGCTACTCCCAGG GGGGCCTGGTGTGCCGGGCACTCCTGTCTGTGATGGATGAACACAATGTGGAttctttcatctctctctcctctccacagATGGGACAGTATGGAG ACACAAACTATTTGAAGTGGCTGTTCCCCACCTCCATGAGGTCTAACCTCTACCGGATCTGCTACAGCCCGTGGGGCCAGGAATTCTCCATCTGCAACTACTGGCATG ACCCTCACCATGATGACTTGTACCTCAATGCCAGCAGCTTCCTGGCCCTGATCAATGGGGAAAGAGACCATCCCAATGCCACTG CTTGGCGGAAGAACTTTCTGCGTTTGGGCCGCCTGGTGCTGATTGGGGGCCCTGATGATGGTGTCAttactccctggcagtccag CTTCTTTGGTTTCTATGATGCAAATGAGACAGTCTTGGAGATGGAGAAGCAACTG GTTTATCTGCGGGACTCTTTTGGGTTGAAGACTCTGCTTGCCCGGGGGGCCATAGTGAGGTGTCCAATGGCTGGGATCTCCCACACGGCCTGGCACTCCAACCGTACCCTTTATGAGACCTGCATTGAACCTTGGCTCTCCTGA
- the PRRT1 gene encoding proline-rich transmembrane protein 1 isoform X1, whose product MSSEKSGLPDSVPHTSPPPYNAPQPPAEPPAPPPQTAPSSHHHHHHHYHQSGTATLPRLGAGGLASGAAAQRGPSSSATLPRPPHHAPPGPAAGAPPPGCATLPRMPPDPYLQETRFEGPLPPPPPAAAAPPPPATSHTAQAPGFVVPTHTGAVGTLPLGGYVAPGYPLQLQPCTAYVPVYPVGTPYAGATPGGTGVTSTLPPPPQGPGLALLEPRRPPHDYMPIAVLTTICCFWPTGIIAIFKAVQVRTALARGDMVSAEIASREARNFSFISLAVGIAAMVLCTILTVVIIIAAQHHENYWDP is encoded by the exons ATGTCATCCGAAAAGTCAg GTCTCCCTGACTCAGTCCCTCACACCTCTCCACCACCCTACAAtgccccccagccccccgccgaacctcctgccccgcccccacaGACAGCCCCTTCCtcgcaccatcaccaccaccaccactaccaccagtCCGGCACTGCCACCCTCCCGCGCTTAGGGGCAGGGGGCCTGGCTTCTGGGGCCGCCGCTCAGCGCGGTCCCTCGTCCTCCGCTACCTTGCCAAGGCCCCCACACCATGCCCCTCCTGGCCCGGCCGCTGGGGCGCCCCCACCCGGCTGCGCTACCTTGCCCCGCATGCCACCCGACCCTTACCTGCAGGAGACTCGCTTCGAGGGCCCACTGCCCCCaccgccgcccgccgccgccgccccgcccccgccggcgACCTCTCATACTGCCCAGGCCCCGGGCTTCGTGGTGCCCACGCACACGGGAGCGGTAGGCACGCTGCCGCTGGGTGGCTACGTAGCCCCGGGTTACCCTTTACAGCTGCAGCCTTGCACTGCCTACGTGCCGGTCTACCCGGTGGGCACG CCCTATGCAGGCGCGACCCCGGGGGGAACAGGAGTAACCTCCACgctccccccgccaccccagggcccagggctggccCTGCTGGAGCCAAGGCGCCCGCCCCACGACTACATGCCCATCGCGGTGCTGACCACCATCTGCTGCTTCTGGCCTACAGGCATCATTGCCATCTTCAAGGCAGTGCAG GTGCGCACGGCCTTGGCCCGCGGAGACATGGTGTCAGCTGAAATCGCTTCACGCGAGGCCCGGAACTTCTCCTTTATTTCCCTGGCGGTGGGCATTGCAGCCATGGTGCTCTGTACCATCCTAACCGTAGTCATCATCATTGCAGCGCAGCACCACGAGAACTATTGGGATCCGTAA
- the FKBPL gene encoding FK506-binding protein-like isoform 2 (isoform 2 is encoded by transcript variant 2) encodes MVWLLPSGEALRPPPGADLDSVHPFLSKTVYPRWKGPGTQMDTSPINSMGEKDSCQPQQQGEKNLELPTQIRQHRGESPTEILELKVSPDPASQILQNPQEIEKLPAELERDSAKSHGSASAMSEPLQASDLWYCPDGSFVKKIVVRGHGLDKPKLGSRCTVQASGFPLGSGLPEGWTELTVGLGPWREETWGELIEKCLESMCQGEEAELQLPGRSGLPVRLTLASFTQGRDSWELEDTEKEALAREERARGTELFRAGNPEGAARCYARALRLLLTLPPPGPPERTVLHANLAACQLLLGQPHLAAQSCDRVLEREPGHIKALYRRGVAQAALGNLEKAMTDLKKVLAVDPKNRAAQEELGKVIIQGKKQDAGLAQGLRKMFG; translated from the exons ATGGTCTGGCTATTGCCATCAGGCGAGGCGCTTCGGCCCCCCCCAG gtGCTGACCTGGACTCGGTCCATCCCTTTCTATCCAAAACTGTTTACCCACGGTGGAAGGGGCCAGGCACCCAAATGGATACATCACCAATCAATTCAATGGGAGAGAAGGACAGCTGTCAACCGCAACAACAAGGGGAAAAGAACCTTGAATTACCTACTCAGATTAGGCAGCATCGGGGAGAATCTCCTACGGAAATCCTTGAGCTGAAAGTGAGCCCAGATCCAGCTAGCCAAATTCTACAGAATCCTCAGGAAATTGAAAAACTGCCTGCTGAACTTGAAAGAGACTCTGCTAAGTCTCATGGATCAGCCAGTGCGATGTCAGAGCCCCTTCAAGCTTCTGATCTCTGGTACTGTCCTGATGGCAGCTTTGTCAAGAAGATTGTAGTCCGTGGTCACGGCTTGGACAAACCCAAGCTGGGCTCCCGCTGCACGGTACAGGCTTCTGGATTTCCTTTGGGGTCAGGGCTGCCAGAGGGCTGGACAGAACTAACTGTGGGGTTAGGCCCATGGAGGGAGGAAACTTGGGGGGAGCTCATAGAGAAATGCTTGGAGTCCATGTGTCAAGGCGAGGAGGCAGAGCTTCAGCTCCCTGGGCGCTCTGGACTTCCTGTCAGGCTCACACTGGCCTCCTTCACTCAGGGTCGAGACTCTTGGGAGCTGGAGGACACCGAGAAGGAGGCCTTGGCCAGAGAAGAACGTGCAAGGGGCACAGAATTATTTCGAGCGGGGAATCCGGAAGGAGCTGCCCGATGCTATGCACGGGCTCTTCGGCTGCTGCTGACCTTACCCCCACCTGGCCCTCCGGAACGAACTGTACTTCACGCCAACCTGGCTGCCTGTCAGTTGCTGCTAGGGCAGCCCCATTTGGCGGCCCAAAGTTGTGACCGGGTGCTGGAGCGGGAGCCTGGCCATATAAAAGCATTGTACCGAAGgggtgttgcccaggctgctcTTGGAAACCTAGAAAAAGCAATGACTGACCTTAAGAAGGTGTTGGCCGTAGACCCCAAAAACCGGGCAGCCCAGGAGGAGCTGGGAAAGGTGATCATTCAGGGGAAGAAACAGGATGCAGGGCTGGCTCAAGGACTGCGCAAGATGTTTGGCTGA
- the FKBPL gene encoding FK506-binding protein-like isoform 1 (isoform 1 is encoded by transcript variant 1), whose protein sequence is MVWLLPSGEALRPPPGADLDSVHPFLSKTVYPRWKGPGTQMDTSPINSMGEKDSCQPQQQGEKNLELPTQIRQHRGESPTEILELKVSPDPASQILQNPQEIEKLPAELERDSAKSHGSASAMSEPLQASDLWYCPDGSFVKKIVVRGHGLDKPKLGSRCTGRDSWELEDTEKEALAREERARGTELFRAGNPEGAARCYARALRLLLTLPPPGPPERTVLHANLAACQLLLGQPHLAAQSCDRVLEREPGHIKALYRRGVAQAALGNLEKAMTDLKKVLAVDPKNRAAQEELGKVIIQGKKQDAGLAQGLRKMFG, encoded by the exons ATGGTCTGGCTATTGCCATCAGGCGAGGCGCTTCGGCCCCCCCCAG gtGCTGACCTGGACTCGGTCCATCCCTTTCTATCCAAAACTGTTTACCCACGGTGGAAGGGGCCAGGCACCCAAATGGATACATCACCAATCAATTCAATGGGAGAGAAGGACAGCTGTCAACCGCAACAACAAGGGGAAAAGAACCTTGAATTACCTACTCAGATTAGGCAGCATCGGGGAGAATCTCCTACGGAAATCCTTGAGCTGAAAGTGAGCCCAGATCCAGCTAGCCAAATTCTACAGAATCCTCAGGAAATTGAAAAACTGCCTGCTGAACTTGAAAGAGACTCTGCTAAGTCTCATGGATCAGCCAGTGCGATGTCAGAGCCCCTTCAAGCTTCTGATCTCTGGTACTGTCCTGATGGCAGCTTTGTCAAGAAGATTGTAGTCCGTGGTCACGGCTTGGACAAACCCAAGCTGGGCTCCCGCTGCACG GGTCGAGACTCTTGGGAGCTGGAGGACACCGAGAAGGAGGCCTTGGCCAGAGAAGAACGTGCAAGGGGCACAGAATTATTTCGAGCGGGGAATCCGGAAGGAGCTGCCCGATGCTATGCACGGGCTCTTCGGCTGCTGCTGACCTTACCCCCACCTGGCCCTCCGGAACGAACTGTACTTCACGCCAACCTGGCTGCCTGTCAGTTGCTGCTAGGGCAGCCCCATTTGGCGGCCCAAAGTTGTGACCGGGTGCTGGAGCGGGAGCCTGGCCATATAAAAGCATTGTACCGAAGgggtgttgcccaggctgctcTTGGAAACCTAGAAAAAGCAATGACTGACCTTAAGAAGGTGTTGGCCGTAGACCCCAAAAACCGGGCAGCCCAGGAGGAGCTGGGAAAGGTGATCATTCAGGGGAAGAAACAGGATGCAGGGCTGGCTCAAGGACTGCGCAAGATGTTTGGCTGA